Proteins encoded within one genomic window of Thioploca ingrica:
- a CDS encoding transporter produces the protein MNNLDHLLSLDTQATLLLCGHFGKKTAIYIEPLTPSEYAWLAQQLQAQNIRPADLLDTASTLRIKHFEQHKTVTAERLVALLMRGGALTLAVETWTHKGLWVISRSDKTYPLRLKKQLGQLAPPIFYGVGPAHLLQKGGLAVVGSREVDEDITEFTKLIAKKSAQQGITILSGGDRGVDSEAMSTALIHGGTAVGVLSDSLARMSLVGKYREALREDRLVLISPFDPQVGFNIGNAMACNKYIYALSDWALVVNSEHQEDGTWMGASENLTAGWVPLLVRQAQSMSLGNQSLLNQGGIALDKPTLQAMTDLRQQLTHLSKTFNKLANNAIPPTANIALKPVITDCEQPLHQPIDLFEIVWPYLEQQLSTEKTEPELAEILNLHPLQLRLWLKRALEMGKIKKLTKPARYINVNVSHGTQCALFD, from the coding sequence ATGAATAATCTTGATCATTTACTGAGTCTTGATACCCAAGCGACTTTACTTCTATGCGGACATTTTGGTAAAAAAACAGCTATTTATATTGAACCACTCACACCTTCTGAGTATGCTTGGTTAGCACAACAGTTACAAGCACAAAATATACGCCCGGCTGATTTATTGGATACTGCTTCTACGCTAAGAATTAAGCATTTTGAACAACATAAAACGGTTACCGCTGAACGGTTAGTGGCGTTATTAATGCGTGGAGGCGCGTTAACACTGGCGGTTGAAACTTGGACTCATAAAGGTTTGTGGGTAATCAGTCGTAGTGACAAAACTTATCCGCTACGCTTGAAGAAACAATTGGGACAATTAGCACCGCCGATTTTTTATGGCGTTGGACCAGCGCACTTACTCCAAAAAGGCGGATTAGCTGTGGTGGGATCACGCGAAGTAGACGAAGATATCACTGAATTTACTAAACTCATTGCCAAGAAATCCGCTCAACAAGGAATTACCATCCTTTCCGGTGGTGATCGCGGCGTGGATTCTGAAGCCATGTCAACCGCTTTGATTCATGGTGGAACCGCTGTGGGCGTACTATCAGATAGTTTGGCACGGATGTCCTTAGTGGGTAAATATCGAGAAGCTTTGCGGGAAGACCGATTAGTGCTGATTTCTCCTTTTGATCCACAGGTTGGCTTTAATATTGGCAATGCGATGGCTTGCAATAAATATATCTACGCTTTATCAGATTGGGCGTTAGTGGTTAACAGTGAACATCAAGAAGACGGAACTTGGATGGGTGCTAGCGAAAATTTAACCGCGGGCTGGGTACCGTTATTGGTGCGTCAAGCTCAATCGATGTCTTTAGGTAATCAGTCGTTACTCAACCAAGGTGGGATTGCCTTAGATAAACCCACCTTGCAAGCGATGACTGATTTGCGTCAACAACTAACGCATCTGAGTAAAACTTTCAATAAGTTAGCAAACAATGCTATTCCGCCAACAGCAAATATAGCTCTAAAACCCGTCATAACAGACTGTGAGCAACCGCTTCATCAACCAATTGATTTATTTGAAATCGTCTGGCCTTATCTTGAACAACAGTTGAGTACAGAGAAAACGGAACCAGAACTCGCCGAAATTCTCAATTTACATCCGCTGCAATTACGGCTATGGTTAAAACGTGCTCTAGAAATGGGCAAAATTAAAAAATTAACTAAACCAGCACGATACATTAATGTTAATGTTTCTCATGGCACACAATGCGCCTTATTTGACTAA
- a CDS encoding outer membrane cobalamin receptor protein: MTSRSQGTPQEIIVTATRTAQTVDDSSAAVTVITRQEIEQSQAMTLPGLLRSQAGLDMNNSGGLGKATSIFMRGTEPDHVLVLVDGVKIGSATVGNVAWQDLPLADVERIEIVRGPRSSLYGSEALGGIIQIFTRKGKGKPQLELNGGLGSEGTQQIGGGLLGATPKVWYSIHANHLQTDGFNACQSNLNAGCFTIEPDDDGYENTSFSAKVGSQLGEQGNIEAYAWQTQGNNQYDSAWDNEADFLQQVVGLKTDYMANEHWLINLNVGNSLDEIDNFGHDVPQTYFDTNRTVATLQNNFQFTPEKLLTVGYDYQQEQVDSTTAYLIDSRDNHGLFLEYQTQVDKTKWTTGLRYDDNEQFGSHTTGNLGLSYALSPQTRFIAAYGTAFKAPAFNELYYPNFGNPNLEPEEAESFEIGFLSTQQSPTNWSLNFYHTRIEQLIATYFDTTTNQFFADNLNKANITGMDSSVGWHNAGWDFNANFSWLKPEDDATGNLLPRRAERTLNLELAQQQGAARLAIQWSAQSHRYEDAQNTQRLAGYGIFNLNGEYTVNKHWFLKFRLENILDKEYQTARFFNMPGRLWFASLHYQQ, translated from the coding sequence TTGACAAGTCGATCTCAAGGTACGCCTCAAGAAATCATTGTTACTGCAACTCGTACTGCACAAACGGTTGATGATTCTTCCGCTGCGGTTACGGTTATCACTCGTCAAGAAATCGAGCAAAGTCAAGCGATGACTTTACCGGGATTATTACGCAGCCAAGCGGGTTTGGATATGAATAACAGTGGTGGTTTAGGCAAAGCAACGTCCATTTTCATGCGTGGTACTGAACCTGACCATGTGTTAGTGTTAGTCGATGGCGTAAAAATCGGTTCGGCGACTGTCGGTAATGTGGCTTGGCAAGATTTACCTTTAGCTGACGTTGAGCGTATTGAAATTGTGCGGGGTCCACGTTCTAGTTTATATGGTTCCGAAGCGCTGGGTGGCATTATCCAAATCTTTACGCGTAAAGGCAAAGGTAAACCGCAGCTGGAACTCAATGGCGGCTTGGGTAGTGAAGGAACTCAACAAATCGGCGGTGGGTTACTCGGTGCTACTCCAAAGGTTTGGTACAGCATTCATGCTAATCATTTACAAACTGATGGCTTCAACGCTTGTCAAAGCAATCTGAATGCGGGCTGTTTTACCATTGAACCGGATGATGATGGTTATGAGAACACTTCCTTCAGTGCTAAGGTGGGTTCACAACTGGGTGAACAAGGTAATATTGAAGCCTACGCTTGGCAGACGCAAGGCAATAATCAATATGACTCTGCTTGGGACAACGAAGCGGATTTTTTGCAGCAAGTGGTTGGCCTTAAAACCGATTATATGGCTAATGAGCATTGGTTAATCAATCTGAATGTGGGTAATAGTTTGGATGAAATTGATAACTTTGGTCATGACGTTCCCCAAACTTATTTTGATACCAATCGTACCGTAGCCACGTTGCAAAATAATTTTCAGTTTACGCCCGAAAAGTTACTCACAGTGGGTTACGATTATCAACAAGAGCAAGTAGATAGCACAACCGCTTATCTGATCGATTCGCGTGATAATCACGGTCTATTTTTGGAATACCAAACCCAAGTGGATAAAACTAAATGGACCACGGGATTACGTTATGATGATAATGAACAATTTGGCAGTCATACGACGGGCAATCTGGGTCTGAGTTACGCGCTCAGTCCTCAAACGCGCTTTATTGCGGCTTACGGTACCGCTTTTAAAGCTCCAGCTTTTAATGAATTGTATTATCCCAATTTTGGTAATCCTAATCTTGAACCAGAAGAAGCAGAGAGTTTTGAAATCGGATTTCTCAGTACGCAACAATCTCCGACTAATTGGTCACTTAATTTTTACCATACCCGAATTGAGCAATTAATTGCGACTTACTTTGATACGACTACGAATCAATTTTTTGCGGATAATCTTAATAAAGCGAACATCACCGGTATGGATAGTTCAGTTGGTTGGCATAATGCCGGCTGGGATTTCAATGCCAATTTTTCCTGGTTAAAACCCGAAGATGATGCCACCGGTAATCTATTACCACGACGAGCCGAAAGAACGCTTAATTTAGAACTGGCTCAACAACAAGGCGCCGCTCGCTTAGCCATTCAATGGTCAGCCCAAAGCCATCGTTATGAAGATGCACAAAATACTCAACGGTTAGCTGGCTATGGAATTTTCAATCTGAATGGAGAATATACCGTTAATAAACATTGGTTTTTAAAGTTCCGCTTGGAAAATATTCTAGACAAAGAATATCAAACTGCTCGTTTTTTCAATATGCCAGGACGACTTTGGTTTGCTAGTCTCCATTATCAACAATAA
- a CDS encoding cytochrome P450, producing the protein MWFNRSYFRQRQVPGPRRFKLLGHLLAGRRDLLTTLQQCQRDYGDLLRFSLGPKTVYVACHPDMAEQILIRDLETFGSLSQQAKPVGLALILGNGLLQSYGEDWKRQRQMLQPLFHKRPVERMAIHMTTAGEQLLQRWHSTYSPGEVINVLEEMVKVTLDIICRTLFSVDVITPLDTLQTVLPILIEHAATSLKNPLLPPLNWPTPRNRRFKQALQTLDDIIYRLIQQRQMSGEQNDDLLELLLQTRDEISGETMNRQQVRDQVATLLGVGHETTAAAMTWLWYALDQHPLVLQRVQDELATVLAERLPTLEDLPQLTYTRQVVDEVLRHYTPAPLVARLVLRDTEINGYPLPAGSTVFVSLYNIHHHPDFWINPEQFWPERFATREESVKHRYAYLPFGVGPRFCLGNHFALLEMSLLLAQIAQRYTLKLVPNYLIERDVTMTMKPRHGLLMRLYPR; encoded by the coding sequence ATGTGGTTTAATCGCTCTTATTTCCGCCAACGCCAAGTACCAGGTCCACGTAGATTTAAATTACTTGGTCATTTATTAGCCGGTCGACGGGATCTGTTAACGACATTACAACAATGTCAACGTGATTACGGTGATTTGTTACGATTTTCACTTGGACCAAAAACGGTCTATGTGGCGTGTCATCCAGATATGGCCGAGCAAATATTAATTCGCGATTTGGAAACCTTTGGTTCTTTAAGTCAACAAGCAAAGCCGGTGGGGTTAGCTTTAATTTTAGGGAATGGTTTATTACAAAGTTATGGCGAGGATTGGAAACGCCAGCGACAAATGTTACAGCCGCTATTTCATAAACGGCCGGTAGAAAGGATGGCAATCCACATGACCACCGCCGGCGAACAGTTGTTGCAACGGTGGCATTCTACTTATTCACCTGGGGAAGTCATCAATGTTTTGGAGGAAATGGTCAAGGTGACATTAGACATTATTTGTCGTACCTTGTTTAGCGTTGACGTGATCACTCCTCTTGATACCCTGCAGACTGTCTTACCCATCTTAATCGAACATGCCGCTACCAGTTTAAAAAATCCGTTATTACCTCCGCTTAACTGGCCCACACCGCGTAATCGACGCTTTAAACAAGCTTTACAAACGCTGGATGATATTATTTATCGTCTCATTCAGCAACGACAAATGAGTGGTGAACAGAATGATGATCTGTTAGAACTCTTATTACAAACACGGGATGAAATCAGTGGTGAAACCATGAATCGGCAACAAGTACGGGACCAAGTCGCCACGTTGTTAGGAGTCGGTCATGAAACCACAGCGGCCGCCATGACTTGGCTTTGGTATGCTTTGGACCAACATCCGCTCGTGTTACAGCGAGTGCAAGATGAATTAGCAACCGTATTGGCTGAGCGTTTGCCTACCTTAGAAGATTTACCACAATTAACTTATACCCGACAGGTTGTCGACGAAGTATTGCGTCACTATACGCCAGCCCCTTTGGTGGCACGATTAGTATTACGAGATACGGAGATAAACGGCTATCCTCTTCCGGCTGGAAGCACCGTATTCGTTAGTCTTTATAATATTCATCACCATCCCGATTTTTGGATTAACCCAGAGCAATTTTGGCCAGAACGTTTTGCTACTAGAGAAGAAAGTGTGAAACATCGTTACGCTTATTTACCCTTTGGCGTAGGGCCTCGTTTTTGTTTAGGTAACCATTTCGCGTTGTTGGAGATGTCATTATTACTCGCTCAAATTGCGCAACGCTATACTTTAAAATTAGTACCAAATTACCTGATTGAGAGAGATGTAACGATGACAATGAAACCACGTCATGGATTACTTATGCGGTTATATCCTCGCTGA
- a CDS encoding MarR family transcriptional regulator: MNEITKLAEKLQREIALNRDFVSQEETVLLSFMHTWQHLDRLGKLFFPRFGLSDAQFNVLMVLWDYRETGMRQHELASLLMVNRASVGGVIDRMERQVLVQRQRDPVDRRSNYVHITAAGIALLEKIKPVYYALFPPAFANLNSHQQQEFFKLLEQFRQGILQVNERLKEKNNEPSQ, encoded by the coding sequence ATGAATGAAATAACCAAACTGGCGGAAAAATTACAACGTGAAATCGCTTTAAATCGTGATTTTGTCTCTCAGGAGGAAACCGTGTTGTTATCTTTTATGCACACTTGGCAGCACTTAGATCGGTTGGGAAAGCTATTTTTTCCGCGCTTTGGCCTATCCGACGCGCAATTCAACGTGTTGATGGTTTTGTGGGATTACCGCGAGACCGGAATGCGCCAACACGAATTAGCTAGCCTTCTCATGGTTAATCGCGCTAGCGTTGGGGGAGTAATTGATCGGATGGAAAGACAAGTATTAGTCCAGCGACAACGCGATCCCGTGGATCGACGCTCCAACTACGTGCATATTACCGCTGCCGGAATCGCTTTGTTGGAGAAGATCAAACCCGTTTACTATGCTTTGTTCCCCCCCGCCTTTGCCAATTTGAATAGCCATCAGCAACAAGAGTTTTTCAAGCTGTTGGAACAATTTCGCCAGGGTATTTTGCAGGTAAACGAGCGCTTAAAGGAAAAAAACAATGAACCCAGCCAGTGA
- a CDS encoding FAD dependent oxidoreductase — MSTNSIWHEVPPLLTAPLPPQTRQRIHTVVIGAGLTGLSAAYHLAQQREVVVLEAGEIGAGASTRSTGMLTPGIAQNLTDLIRRVGAKEAQHLYQQTLHAIQYVVTLLEREQIDCQLQLNGQLIVAQGKQGRHRLAAQAQAFAKLELPCQPLDTTGLWQRLRLREIPPGPAHLPAALYLPLAGSLHPGRLVHGLAGAVQIRGGKIYPHTPVVHIGNQRPASLSLANGSEVIADQVILATGGYTPQLGLLRGRILPVQLQALATEPLATETLAQLGWAGRECITDSRRLFNYFRLTADHRIVFGGSWPKYGQTQSALNPADLVSRLNHTFPADVALPVAMTWSGIIDYVLDTLPIITRLQTHPAVIYVGGWCGHGIALSIAAGAWVAHLSELGTWPANVPQFRQKPPLLPTEWARQLGFWAGIRLMSFLDNS; from the coding sequence ATGAGTACTAATTCCATCTGGCACGAAGTCCCGCCGCTATTGACTGCGCCGCTACCTCCTCAAACTCGGCAACGTATCCATACTGTCGTCATTGGCGCTGGCTTAACGGGTTTATCAGCGGCTTATCATTTGGCTCAACAACGAGAAGTCGTCGTGTTGGAGGCGGGAGAGATCGGCGCTGGTGCTTCAACGCGGAGTACCGGCATGTTGACCCCCGGCATTGCTCAAAATTTGACCGATTTAATTCGCCGAGTTGGTGCAAAAGAAGCTCAGCACCTGTATCAACAGACCTTACACGCTATTCAGTATGTGGTAACCCTGCTGGAACGAGAACAGATTGATTGTCAATTGCAGCTAAATGGCCAATTAATCGTGGCACAAGGGAAACAAGGACGTCATCGCTTAGCAGCTCAAGCTCAAGCTTTTGCAAAGTTAGAATTACCTTGCCAACCGCTGGATACTACGGGTTTGTGGCAACGGCTTCGATTAAGAGAAATACCTCCGGGACCAGCTCATTTACCAGCGGCGTTATATCTTCCGCTAGCTGGTAGCCTGCATCCTGGTCGGTTAGTGCATGGTTTAGCCGGTGCGGTTCAAATTCGGGGCGGCAAAATTTACCCGCATACCCCCGTCGTGCACATCGGTAACCAACGACCGGCATCGTTATCCCTAGCGAATGGCAGCGAAGTGATCGCTGATCAAGTTATCCTAGCGACCGGTGGCTATACACCCCAGTTAGGTCTGTTGCGAGGACGAATTCTACCGGTGCAATTGCAAGCGTTAGCTACGGAACCGTTAGCGACTGAGACGTTAGCTCAGCTTGGCTGGGCCGGTCGAGAGTGCATTACCGATTCGCGCCGTTTATTCAATTACTTTCGGCTAACAGCCGATCATCGTATCGTTTTTGGTGGTAGTTGGCCCAAATATGGTCAAACGCAGTCGGCACTCAACCCGGCGGATCTGGTATCGCGGCTAAATCATACTTTTCCTGCCGATGTTGCTTTACCGGTGGCGATGACTTGGAGCGGTATCATCGATTATGTGCTAGATACTTTGCCCATTATCACTCGTCTTCAGACTCATCCGGCGGTTATTTATGTCGGCGGTTGGTGTGGACATGGCATTGCGTTGAGTATCGCCGCCGGCGCTTGGGTGGCGCACTTAAGTGAATTAGGAACTTGGCCAGCTAATGTACCCCAATTTCGCCAGAAACCCCCGTTATTGCCTACGGAATGGGCACGACAACTCGGTTTTTGGGCTGGAATTCGGCTCATGTCGTTTTTGGATAATTCATAA
- a CDS encoding aminotransferase, class III, whose protein sequence is MSNPSALNPELHRLLELCHLDFTWVRGEGVWLYDQQGRRFLDGYAQYGAVILGHNFPPVVAALQEALAAQQPAMVQPYRAPHAVALAEKLVQLAPPGLSRCLFTTSGAETVEAAIKLVRMRTGRSLILSCTGSYHGKTMGALAVSGQARYQNDFGLVAPGFAKVPFGDSEQLAAFLHQHHQQVAALFLEPIQGERGVIIPPAGYLRTARELCSQYGIAFVLDEIQTGLGRTGQLFNCEYEDITPDLLLLAKGLGGGIFPLGAMLVNAEFWDSRFALNHSSTFANNNLACRVGLAVLNSLTEEGIMAQVAAKGTQLLNGLQQLAQRYPRTIAVVRGQGLLCAIQLRPHGANAGLFRSYLEHQGLYAYAVASLLAEQSALLVLPALGDNHVLRLAPPLIISEAELEQVLSSLEQVFAMLEYHATEVLVRSLTRVAKTDAVISLSARHNDQQPLPITLPPLSRCQTSEPSYAFIMHYTRPEDILITDPTLTRLSSQELHHYMSYMAQMPAGVVYEVPPLRSPCGNTAKGWLIALGMLPEMMFRRGRAQVVVEIKRAVDLAAELGAQVVGLGAFTSTFSRRGLEVIGRGPVITTGNALTAGMAVAALNQMLAQHQLGLTTVKIGIVGASGSVGSLCSKLLARAHPAAMILIGNPSSGLGNLQRLSAQLAANHSVSIDCSTDLAKLRHCNVVLSATSAGRSVLDKVPFRHGTLICDVARPPDTSAQLRHRPDLTVIEGGLVALPDPTLCFGTGNIQGFPAGIQLACLSETILLTLAGETQDRGIGDDVPLAEVDRIMALAAMHGFKLAELPRTVGVAVLYQS, encoded by the coding sequence ATGTCAAACCCCAGTGCCCTTAACCCAGAATTGCACCGCCTCTTAGAACTCTGTCACCTTGATTTTACCTGGGTGCGTGGTGAAGGTGTTTGGCTGTATGACCAACAGGGGCGACGGTTTCTCGATGGTTATGCTCAATACGGTGCGGTCATCCTGGGACATAATTTTCCTCCCGTAGTCGCCGCACTTCAGGAAGCTTTAGCTGCGCAACAACCGGCAATGGTTCAGCCTTATCGCGCTCCTCATGCCGTCGCTCTGGCAGAAAAGTTAGTACAATTAGCACCCCCCGGTTTAAGTCGCTGTTTATTTACTACTTCGGGCGCAGAAACGGTGGAAGCCGCTATCAAATTAGTGCGAATGCGCACCGGTCGCTCGTTAATTCTCTCTTGCACTGGCTCTTATCACGGTAAAACCATGGGCGCCCTCGCGGTATCAGGACAAGCGCGTTACCAAAACGATTTCGGTTTAGTGGCACCCGGGTTTGCCAAGGTTCCCTTCGGAGATAGTGAACAACTTGCTGCCTTTCTGCACCAGCATCATCAACAAGTGGCGGCGTTGTTTTTAGAACCGATTCAAGGCGAACGCGGCGTCATCATTCCACCAGCCGGTTATTTGCGCACTGCCCGCGAACTTTGCAGTCAGTATGGCATCGCCTTCGTGCTCGATGAGATTCAAACCGGTTTAGGACGTACCGGGCAGTTATTTAATTGCGAATATGAAGACATTACCCCGGATCTGCTACTCCTAGCCAAAGGCTTAGGCGGTGGAATATTCCCGCTGGGGGCGATGTTGGTCAATGCTGAGTTTTGGGATAGCCGATTTGCGTTAAATCATTCGTCTACCTTTGCCAATAATAACTTAGCTTGTCGAGTGGGCTTGGCCGTGCTCAACTCGCTCACCGAGGAAGGTATCATGGCTCAAGTTGCTGCCAAAGGTACCCAGTTATTGAACGGTTTACAACAGTTAGCGCAACGCTATCCCCGCACCATCGCGGTAGTACGCGGGCAAGGTTTACTGTGCGCCATCCAGTTACGTCCTCACGGTGCCAATGCCGGGCTGTTTCGTTCCTACTTAGAACATCAAGGGTTGTATGCCTACGCCGTCGCTTCACTGTTAGCAGAGCAATCGGCTTTGCTGGTGCTGCCAGCGCTGGGTGATAATCATGTGTTACGACTAGCTCCACCGCTGATTATCAGTGAAGCGGAATTGGAACAGGTTTTAAGTAGTCTGGAACAAGTATTTGCTATGCTGGAATATCATGCGACCGAGGTATTGGTACGAAGTCTGACTCGGGTTGCTAAAACCGATGCCGTTATTTCTCTATCGGCTCGACACAACGATCAGCAACCACTGCCAATCACGCTACCTCCCTTATCTCGCTGCCAAACTTCAGAACCCAGTTACGCTTTTATCATGCACTACACCCGACCTGAAGATATTTTAATCACCGATCCCACATTGACGCGGCTATCGTCTCAGGAATTACACCACTATATGTCTTATATGGCGCAAATGCCCGCCGGGGTGGTTTACGAAGTTCCGCCGTTACGTTCACCATGCGGTAATACCGCTAAAGGTTGGCTAATTGCTTTGGGAATGTTACCCGAAATGATGTTTCGTCGAGGTCGTGCTCAAGTTGTTGTAGAAATCAAGCGAGCGGTCGATCTCGCTGCTGAACTCGGTGCGCAAGTGGTTGGATTAGGTGCTTTTACCAGCACGTTTAGTCGTCGCGGGTTGGAGGTGATTGGTCGAGGGCCGGTGATTACCACCGGTAATGCGTTAACCGCTGGAATGGCAGTGGCGGCGCTTAATCAAATGTTAGCGCAGCACCAACTCGGTTTAACCACAGTCAAAATAGGTATCGTGGGTGCTAGTGGTTCGGTCGGTTCCTTGTGTTCCAAATTACTAGCGCGAGCTCACCCGGCTGCGATGATACTCATTGGTAATCCCAGCTCCGGTTTGGGTAATTTACAACGGTTATCTGCCCAGTTAGCGGCTAATCATTCTGTTTCAATTGACTGTTCAACCGATTTAGCTAAGTTACGTCACTGTAACGTCGTGTTATCGGCTACTTCTGCTGGCCGCAGTGTGTTAGATAAGGTGCCGTTCCGTCATGGTACCCTTATTTGTGACGTTGCTCGTCCGCCAGATACTTCTGCACAGTTACGTCATCGTCCAGATTTGACTGTTATCGAAGGCGGCTTAGTGGCTTTACCTGATCCGACTTTGTGTTTTGGAACTGGTAATATTCAAGGGTTTCCCGCTGGTATTCAACTCGCTTGTTTGTCAGAGACAATTTTGCTGACTTTAGCTGGTGAAACCCAAGACCGAGGTATCGGTGATGATGTACCGTTGGCAGAAGTCGATAGGATAATGGCTTTGGCAGCCATGCACGGGTTTAAGTTGGCTGAGTTACCACGAACTGTGGGTGTCGCTGTGCTCTATCAATCATAA
- a CDS encoding PIN domain protein, which produces MKQQTIYLDTSVIGGCFDEEFAPWSKGLIKDLQLGHFKAVVSELVAAEIQNAPLPVRQQLATILELDHEYLMVTEVATTLADVYQQRHILTPKYYDDGLHIALATVAQVDLLVSWNFKHIVHFDKIRLFKIVNLEQGYKTLLIYSPREVTHYEEF; this is translated from the coding sequence ATGAAACAACAAACGATTTACCTAGATACTTCAGTTATTGGAGGTTGCTTTGATGAAGAGTTTGCCCCTTGGTCAAAAGGACTTATCAAAGATTTACAATTAGGTCATTTCAAAGCAGTCGTATCAGAATTAGTGGCTGCTGAAATACAAAATGCTCCTTTACCGGTTCGCCAACAACTAGCGACAATTCTTGAACTTGATCATGAATATCTTATGGTCACCGAAGTGGCTACTACACTTGCTGATGTTTATCAACAGCGTCATATTTTGACTCCCAAATACTATGACGATGGATTACATATTGCCTTAGCTACAGTGGCACAAGTAGATTTACTGGTCAGTTGGAATTTTAAACATATCGTACACTTCGATAAAATTCGTTTATTCAAGATTGTTAATCTAGAACAGGGCTATAAAACTTTGTTAATTTATTCGCCTCGTGAGGTAACACATTATGAAGAATTTTAA